A genomic region of Chiloscyllium punctatum isolate Juve2018m unplaced genomic scaffold, sChiPun1.3 scaffold_938, whole genome shotgun sequence contains the following coding sequences:
- the LOC140474324 gene encoding adiponectin receptor protein 1-like: protein MPSFRACFRSIFRLHTETGNIWTHLIGFLFFLILGIVYMFRPNINFVAPVQEKVVFGMFFLGAVLCLFFSWIFHTVYCHSEKVSRTFSKLDYSGIALLIMGSFVPWLYYSFYCSPQPRLIYLVIICVLGITAIVVSQWDRFATPQYRAVRAGQG, encoded by the exons ATGCCGAGTTTCCGAGCGTGTTTCCGCAGCATCTTCCGGCTCCACACGGAGACCGGGAACATCTGGACACACCTCATAG GTTTCCTGTTCTTCCTGATCCTGGGCATCGTGTACATGTTCCGGCCCAACATCAACTTTGTCGCCCCAGTGCAGGAGAAAGTGGTCTTCGGGATGTTCTTCCTGGGAGCCGTGCTCTGCCTCTTCTTCTCCTGGATTTTCCACACCGTCTACTGCCATTCCGAGAAGGTCTCTCGCACCTTCTCCAA GTTGGATTACTCTGGGATTGCCCTGCTGATCATGGGCAGTTTTGTCCCCTGGCTGTATTACTCCTTCTACTGCTCCCCACAGCCCCGTCTTATCTACCTGGTTATTATCTGTGTGCTGGGTATCACCGCCATTGTGGTCTCTCAGTGGGACCGATTCGCAACTCCCCAGTACAGGGCAGTCCGTGCTG ggcAGGGTTAG